A single genomic interval of Rosistilla ulvae harbors:
- a CDS encoding PSD1 and planctomycete cytochrome C domain-containing protein: MKLASRICTTIICLTVVAQASLFADDNQVDYETQVKPLLRERCYACHGALKQEGGLRLDTGAFMRQGGDSGAAVDLEEDPEFNLLVERTADTDPGSRMPPEFEGEPLSAEQVDLLKRWIAAGADSPADEAPEADPAQHWSFQPLARPDVPVVDDANWGRNPIDAWIAQGHQENELKPQSEASRVLLLRRLSFDLIGLPPSSEEIAAVVNDPSSDWYEKTVDRLLDDPRHGERWARHWMDNWRYSDWWGLNAQLRNSQRHMWHWRDWIVESLNNDVPYDEMVRLMLAADELAPDDPAKLRATGFLARNFFIFNRHTWMDQTVEHVGKGLLGLTMNCAKCHDHKFDPIGHDDYYKMRAFFEPYLVRLDNVPGELDVNKDGIPRVFDALVDAPTYLFIRGDEAQPDKSKAIAPGVPKMFEFEELAIKPVDLPPEAWQPARHPWVLDDHLAAAQKRQQASLPRVEKATTALENARKIAEGAGPVEESTTPFTPIVEDFATFDDSRWKLGKGEWDHQPGRVKQTMDGHNRSVLQLLEKPPRDFDASIRFRIHGAGGWRSIGIGFDAPFAAGDSLNQSRQFVYASAHAGGPKVQVSYLDNGKSNYPSDGRAPADIQLETDYTLRVQVRGNLINASLNGEPMVASRTPSARVDGAIRLVTFDAIASILEFKLSALSADVKLRESSGATSVDPVVAAEFELALAKAQAAVAQADWESVQARAQAMRTSWESDDAAAIREHAVAAIRAEREHAVAKARAAVTAEQVSVARANADKLKAAEKKLAAAKKTLEKAEALAKAEVKDSDQFTPLKGAKWTPTRFQFTGKDDPEVEFPQQSTGRRTALARWITDPRNPLTARVAANHIWTRHLGQPLVASTFDFGRNGNDPTHPELLDWLASELIDSGWNMKHLHRLIVLSSTYRMGSSLNGMEDQLAKDPDNHHWWRRVPIRLESQAVRDAVLAVAGTLDETMGGPSVLPADQDKSHRRSLYFFHSNNEKNLLLSMFDEASVAECYQREQSIVPQQALALSNSGLVLESSQQIAAAIAADHPDDEAFVRQAFLLLLGIQPTAQEIQDCQSALTAWRELPEGSNESARGNLIWAIINHNDFVTLR, from the coding sequence ATGAAGCTTGCTAGCCGAATCTGCACGACGATCATCTGCCTGACGGTGGTTGCCCAAGCGAGCCTTTTCGCGGACGACAACCAAGTCGACTACGAAACCCAAGTCAAGCCGCTGCTTCGCGAGCGTTGTTACGCTTGCCACGGAGCGCTGAAGCAGGAAGGAGGCCTCCGACTCGATACCGGTGCCTTTATGCGCCAAGGTGGCGATTCGGGTGCGGCTGTCGATTTGGAAGAGGATCCCGAATTCAACCTGCTGGTCGAGCGGACGGCTGACACCGATCCGGGCTCGCGGATGCCGCCGGAATTCGAAGGCGAACCGCTCTCGGCCGAACAGGTCGACCTTCTGAAACGCTGGATCGCGGCGGGTGCCGATTCGCCAGCCGACGAGGCCCCGGAAGCCGATCCCGCGCAGCACTGGTCGTTTCAACCGCTCGCCCGTCCCGACGTTCCAGTGGTCGACGATGCGAACTGGGGTCGCAATCCGATCGACGCCTGGATTGCTCAAGGCCATCAAGAGAATGAGCTAAAACCACAATCCGAGGCTTCGCGCGTCCTGTTGCTGCGCCGGCTGTCGTTCGATCTGATCGGGCTGCCCCCCAGCAGCGAAGAGATCGCAGCGGTCGTTAACGATCCGTCTTCGGACTGGTACGAAAAGACTGTCGACAGGTTATTGGACGACCCACGCCATGGCGAGCGTTGGGCGCGACACTGGATGGACAACTGGCGCTACAGCGATTGGTGGGGGCTGAATGCTCAACTGAGAAACAGCCAACGGCACATGTGGCATTGGCGCGATTGGATCGTTGAATCGCTGAACAATGACGTTCCCTACGACGAGATGGTTCGCTTGATGTTGGCGGCCGACGAGCTTGCTCCCGATGACCCTGCCAAACTGCGGGCCACCGGATTTCTGGCTCGCAATTTCTTCATCTTCAACCGACACACCTGGATGGACCAAACGGTCGAACATGTCGGCAAGGGCTTACTTGGCCTGACGATGAACTGCGCCAAGTGTCACGACCACAAGTTCGATCCGATCGGACATGACGACTACTACAAGATGCGGGCATTTTTTGAGCCCTATCTGGTTCGCTTGGACAACGTGCCGGGTGAATTGGATGTCAACAAGGATGGCATCCCACGCGTCTTCGATGCGCTGGTCGATGCGCCGACCTACCTCTTCATTCGTGGCGACGAAGCTCAACCCGATAAGTCGAAGGCGATTGCTCCCGGCGTGCCGAAGATGTTCGAGTTTGAAGAACTGGCGATCAAGCCCGTCGATCTGCCACCGGAAGCTTGGCAACCGGCACGCCACCCCTGGGTGTTGGATGACCATCTTGCCGCCGCACAAAAGCGTCAGCAAGCGAGCCTGCCACGCGTTGAAAAAGCGACAACGGCCCTGGAAAACGCACGCAAGATAGCCGAAGGGGCAGGCCCCGTCGAGGAATCGACCACACCGTTTACTCCTATCGTCGAAGACTTTGCGACGTTCGACGATTCGCGTTGGAAACTGGGAAAAGGCGAATGGGATCATCAACCGGGGCGCGTCAAGCAGACGATGGATGGGCACAACCGGTCGGTCTTGCAGTTGCTGGAGAAGCCGCCTCGGGATTTCGATGCCAGCATTCGTTTTCGAATTCACGGAGCTGGTGGATGGCGATCGATTGGCATCGGATTCGACGCGCCATTCGCCGCCGGAGATTCACTCAATCAATCGCGACAATTCGTCTACGCGAGTGCGCACGCTGGTGGTCCGAAGGTTCAAGTCTCTTATCTCGACAATGGCAAATCGAATTACCCTAGCGACGGGCGTGCACCTGCGGACATCCAGCTGGAAACCGATTACACGCTGCGGGTTCAGGTTCGCGGAAATCTGATCAACGCCTCGTTGAACGGCGAACCAATGGTTGCATCTCGAACCCCTTCAGCTCGGGTTGATGGCGCGATCCGGTTGGTCACGTTTGACGCGATCGCGTCGATTTTGGAATTCAAGCTTTCCGCATTGTCGGCCGACGTCAAGCTGCGTGAGTCGAGTGGGGCGACCAGTGTCGATCCCGTGGTCGCAGCGGAGTTCGAACTTGCGCTTGCGAAGGCCCAGGCCGCCGTTGCCCAGGCCGATTGGGAAAGCGTGCAGGCTCGCGCTCAAGCGATGCGGACCTCTTGGGAATCCGACGATGCTGCCGCGATCCGGGAACATGCGGTCGCCGCGATTCGGGCGGAACGGGAACATGCGGTCGCAAAGGCACGCGCGGCGGTGACGGCCGAACAGGTGTCGGTCGCGCGAGCAAACGCCGACAAATTGAAGGCGGCGGAAAAGAAGCTGGCCGCTGCGAAGAAGACGCTTGAAAAAGCGGAGGCGTTGGCCAAGGCGGAAGTCAAGGATTCGGATCAGTTCACGCCGCTGAAGGGAGCGAAGTGGACTCCCACGCGGTTCCAATTCACAGGCAAAGACGACCCCGAGGTTGAGTTCCCTCAGCAGAGCACGGGCCGGCGAACGGCGCTGGCGCGTTGGATCACCGATCCTCGCAATCCGCTGACCGCTCGCGTCGCGGCCAATCACATTTGGACGCGGCACCTGGGACAGCCATTGGTCGCTTCGACGTTCGATTTCGGTCGAAACGGTAACGATCCGACACATCCCGAACTGCTCGATTGGCTTGCTTCGGAACTGATCGATAGCGGCTGGAACATGAAGCACCTACATCGCTTGATCGTCCTCTCGAGCACCTATCGCATGGGCTCCTCCCTGAACGGCATGGAGGACCAACTGGCAAAAGATCCCGACAACCATCATTGGTGGCGAAGGGTCCCGATCCGGCTGGAATCCCAAGCCGTCCGTGATGCTGTACTGGCCGTTGCCGGGACGCTGGACGAGACGATGGGAGGGCCATCGGTGCTCCCCGCCGATCAAGACAAATCGCATCGCCGCAGCTTGTACTTCTTCCACAGCAACAACGAGAAGAACCTGCTGTTGAGCATGTTCGACGAAGCCTCGGTGGCCGAGTGTTACCAACGCGAACAAAGCATCGTTCCGCAACAGGCGCTTGCGCTTTCGAACAGCGGTCTGGTGCTTGAATCGTCGCAACAGATCGCCGCTGCAATCGCGGCCGACCATCCTGACGATGAGGCCTTTGTTCGACAGGCTTTCCTGCTGCTGTTGGGGATCCAGCCGACAGCTCAAGAAATTCAAGACTGCCAATCGGCGTTGACCGCCTGGCGAGAACTGCCCGAGGGAAGCAACGAATCGGCCCGCGGTAATTTGATCTGGGCGATTATCAACCACAACGACTTTGTCACGCTGCGTTAA